Part of the Nicotiana sylvestris chromosome 5, ASM39365v2, whole genome shotgun sequence genome is shown below.
GATATCATATTATTAATGAATAACATAGCTATCATATCATTCATTATGTCAACAACAAAAAATAAATCTCACAGCTGTTGACATAtgcatttattttttttaaagtaaaCTGGACATATTAATATATTAAAGGCATTTATTACTCCACACTTGAAATAGCAAGCTCTCTTGACCCCATTTACTTGGTTCCTAAGAGCTTCATAGTACCCAGATGGAAGTCATATTTTTTATGACTACTGCTTCATCCGTACTAGTACAGTTTTAAGTTTACCCAACAGACTTCATCAAGATTAATTACTCGTACATTACAAGAAAAGGGACTTCTCAACTATAAACAATAATGAGAGTCCACACACCAAGTTTATATGGGTGTATTCATTTTGAAGAAGTTACGCAGAAATTGAAAACAATTTCCTTTGACTTCTGAATTAATAGTTTTGATTTTTGAGAAGTCAAGTTAATTGTTTCAATAAAAGTAAAGTAACTTCCTTTTTTgctgaaagaagaaaaaagaaatacaaGTACTCGTTCACACCCACTTAACTTTTACTAATAGTGGTTCCGTTATTCTAGTTCTGGACTGTACATGGGGGCCATAGTTTAAGGATAGCTCCAGAGACTATCTGCATCAGAATTTTCAGGTGATTCATCGTAAGATGTTGACTGATGCATCCTTGGCGGGCTAACAAGCATTGCCTCTGCCATTTCGTCCAGCAATTTTGGCATTCCAAAAATTTCCTCTTCATCCACAAATGTAGCTGCTACAGTAGTCGATGCCCCTTCATAATTTTCAGTTTCAGCCAGCACTTCATGACTATTGCTTTCTGAAATTGGAGGTGCTCTAGCAGCAGCAGCATTTGCAGCAGCAGCACGAATGTCCGTGGCCGAAAGAGAAGCCGGGACGGGGTACGAGTAAGCGGAATCTGGGAAATTTAAGGGAGCATCGGGACCTTTTAATGCCAAAGCTGCAACGTCATATGCAGCAGCAGCCATCTCAGGAGTGGAGAAGGTACCTAGCCAAATACGCGTAGTTTTTCGAGGCTCGCGAATTTCAGACACCCATTTACAGTTCCTTTGCCGAATTCCTCGAAAATTCGGATGCCTACGAGGTGATAGTACATTACCACTAGCAGAGCCAGTGGGGGAGAAGTTTTCTGAAGGGGGAGGATTGTCGCTTGGCGTAACGTCAAAGAAATGATCAGCCATGCAATACGACAAGTAGTGGAGATATT
Proteins encoded:
- the LOC104239462 gene encoding ethylene-responsive transcription factor ERF027-like; amino-acid sequence: MADHFFDVTPSDNPPPSENFSPTGSASGNVLSPRRHPNFRGIRQRNCKWVSEIREPRKTTRIWLGTFSTPEMAAAAYDVAALALKGPDAPLNFPDSAYSYPVPASLSATDIRAAAANAAAARAPPISESNSHEVLAETENYEGASTTVAATFVDEEEIFGMPKLLDEMAEAMLVSPPRMHQSTSYDESPENSDADSLWSYP